A single Micromonospora sp. CCTCC AA 2012012 DNA region contains:
- a CDS encoding sensor histidine kinase: MGGNLSAGAGVVSLVTALAAALWAVVRLRARRGIATATQRATYEVLHTAGLAAEPLRAGLSSAGAAKAVRHLRALVGAAGLALTDREALLALDGRGAHHGDQLLAAARRAATAGRSTVLRESELQCDLVDCPVRGAVVAPLSADGRVVGALVAIADGPPAPGLVQATLETAHWAGDQLALAELDSSRERLARAEVRALRAQISPHFIYNALTAIGSFVRTDPDRARELILEFAEFTRYSFRSHGEFTTLAEELRSIDRYLTIERARFGDRLQVRLQIAPEVLPVTLPFLCLQPLVENAVRHGLSRKPGTGMVSIEARDAGAECHITVEDDGVGMDPTTLTAGIAELARAGSDPTEDPGQHVGLSNVDERLRSVFGDRFGLVVETGLGSGTRVSMRVPKFHPGVRAGS, translated from the coding sequence GTGGGTGGCAACCTCTCCGCCGGTGCCGGCGTCGTCTCACTGGTCACCGCGCTGGCCGCGGCGCTCTGGGCGGTGGTCCGGCTGCGCGCCCGACGGGGCATCGCCACGGCCACCCAGCGGGCCACGTACGAGGTGCTGCACACCGCCGGCCTGGCCGCCGAGCCGCTGCGGGCGGGCCTGAGCAGCGCGGGCGCGGCGAAGGCCGTACGCCATCTGCGGGCGCTGGTGGGTGCGGCCGGGCTGGCGCTGACGGACCGGGAGGCGCTGCTCGCCCTCGACGGGCGCGGCGCGCACCACGGCGACCAGCTGCTCGCGGCGGCCCGGCGGGCGGCCACGGCGGGCCGGTCGACGGTGCTGCGCGAGTCGGAGTTGCAGTGCGACCTGGTGGACTGTCCGGTACGCGGCGCGGTGGTCGCCCCGCTCAGCGCCGACGGCCGGGTGGTCGGGGCGCTGGTGGCGATCGCCGACGGACCGCCCGCCCCCGGGCTGGTGCAGGCCACCCTGGAGACCGCGCACTGGGCCGGTGACCAGCTCGCCCTGGCCGAGCTGGACTCGTCCCGGGAGCGCCTGGCCCGGGCCGAGGTACGCGCGCTGCGCGCCCAGATCAGCCCGCACTTCATCTACAACGCGCTGACCGCGATCGGCTCGTTCGTCCGCACCGACCCGGACCGGGCCCGGGAGCTGATCCTGGAGTTCGCCGAGTTCACCCGCTACTCGTTCCGGTCGCACGGCGAGTTCACCACCCTCGCCGAGGAGCTGCGCTCGATCGACCGCTACCTGACCATCGAACGGGCCCGCTTCGGCGACCGCCTCCAAGTGCGCCTGCAGATCGCGCCGGAGGTGCTGCCGGTGACCCTGCCGTTCCTCTGCCTCCAGCCGCTGGTGGAGAACGCCGTCCGGCACGGGTTGTCCCGCAAGCCGGGCACCGGCATGGTGAGCATCGAGGCCCGGGACGCGGGCGCCGAGTGCCACATCACGGTGGAGGACGACGGAGTGGGGATGGATCCGACCACGCTGACCGCCGGGATCGCCGAGCTGGCCCGCGCCGGCAGCGACCCGACGGAGGACCCGGGCCAGCACGTCGGCCTCTCGAACGTCGACGAGCGGCTCCGGTCGGTCTTCGGCGACCGGTTCGGCCTGGTCGTCGAGACAGGCCTCGGTTCGGGTACGCGGGTGAGCATGCGGGTGCCGAAGTTCCACCCCGGCGTACGGGCGGGCTCGTGA
- a CDS encoding response regulator transcription factor — translation MNERRVLVVEDERTIAESVSARLRAEGFAVDIAGDGPTAVDRFRAGRYDLVVLDVMLPGFDGLEVCRRIQADRPVPVLMLTARDDETDLLVGLAVGADDYLTKPFSMRELAARVHVLLRRVERAATVPPAALRLGDIEISPAERRVVRGGVEVHLTPTEFDLLVHLAGRPRTVLPRERLLADVWGWADGAGTRTVDSHVKALRRKLGADLIRTVHGVGYALEVPA, via the coding sequence ATGAACGAACGCCGGGTCCTGGTCGTCGAGGACGAACGGACCATCGCCGAATCCGTCTCGGCCCGCCTGCGCGCCGAGGGGTTCGCCGTCGACATCGCCGGGGACGGCCCCACCGCCGTGGACCGGTTCCGCGCCGGACGGTACGACCTGGTCGTCCTCGACGTCATGCTGCCGGGCTTCGACGGCCTGGAGGTGTGCCGGCGGATCCAGGCCGACCGCCCGGTACCGGTGCTGATGCTGACCGCCCGGGACGACGAGACCGACCTGCTGGTCGGGCTGGCCGTGGGTGCCGACGACTACCTGACCAAGCCGTTCTCCATGCGGGAGCTGGCCGCCCGGGTGCACGTGCTGCTGCGGCGGGTGGAACGGGCCGCGACCGTTCCACCCGCCGCCCTGCGGCTCGGCGACATCGAGATCAGCCCGGCCGAACGGCGGGTGGTCCGGGGCGGCGTCGAGGTGCACCTGACCCCCACCGAGTTCGACCTGCTGGTGCACCTGGCCGGCCGACCGCGCACCGTGCTGCCCCGGGAACGGTTGCTCGCCGACGTCTGGGGCTGGGCCGACGGCGCCGGCACCCGGACGGTGGACAGTCACGTCAAGGCGTTGCGCCGCAAGCTCGGCGCCGACCTGATCCGCACCGTGCACGGCGTCGGGTACGCCCTGGAGGTGCCCGCGTGA
- a CDS encoding sugar transferase translates to MRHVDSFEIQPPTPPSHNGVPRSAWARARRRVSRWHRPYILLLLVVDFGAAALASWIAVQTFDQAASGFSGTKEDPTWFHTVSFLLLPLGWLIILWGNRAYDRRYLGLGPDEFKRVVRGGVAVAATVSFIAFATKTELSRWTVGFALLGTLLLILFGRFMARFLLHLVRRKVGQAGHRMVLVGTLPEALEVYTAVTRNTGAGLVPVAIHLTDGYAAARGIETPVPVYAGRDVLALVREVGGDTIAVCGSASAEPGELRRLAWQLEGSGVDLVVAPQLTDIAGPRVHIRPIEGLPLLYVEEPTLSGPALLVKNLMDRVAAGLGLLLLAPLFAAIAIAIRISDPGPVFFRQPRVGHEGRTFRVWKFRTMYVDAEERLAGLVDQNETDGMLFKMKEDPRVFPVGRFLRASSLDELPQLINVLWGEMSLVGPRPLPADDGDFLGDVRRRLLVRPGMTGLWQVSGRSDLSWDEAVRLDLYYVDNWSLAYDLSILWRTVGVVLARKGAY, encoded by the coding sequence GTGCGGCACGTCGACAGCTTCGAGATCCAGCCGCCGACGCCGCCGTCGCACAACGGCGTACCTCGGTCGGCGTGGGCCCGCGCCCGTCGACGGGTGTCGCGCTGGCACCGTCCCTACATCCTGCTGCTCCTGGTCGTCGACTTCGGCGCCGCCGCCCTGGCCAGTTGGATCGCGGTACAGACCTTCGACCAGGCCGCCTCGGGCTTCTCCGGCACCAAGGAGGACCCGACCTGGTTCCACACCGTGTCCTTCCTGCTGCTGCCGCTCGGCTGGTTGATCATCCTATGGGGCAACCGGGCGTACGACCGGCGCTATCTGGGCCTCGGCCCGGACGAGTTCAAGCGGGTCGTCCGGGGTGGGGTGGCGGTCGCCGCGACCGTCTCCTTCATCGCCTTCGCCACCAAGACCGAGCTGTCCCGGTGGACGGTGGGCTTCGCGCTGCTCGGGACGCTGCTGCTGATCCTCTTCGGGCGGTTCATGGCCCGTTTCCTGCTGCACCTGGTGCGCCGCAAGGTGGGTCAGGCCGGCCACCGGATGGTGCTGGTGGGCACCCTGCCGGAGGCGCTGGAGGTCTACACCGCGGTCACCCGTAACACCGGCGCGGGCCTCGTCCCGGTCGCCATCCACCTCACCGACGGGTACGCCGCCGCGCGCGGCATCGAGACTCCGGTGCCGGTCTACGCCGGCCGGGACGTGCTGGCCCTGGTCCGGGAGGTCGGCGGGGACACCATCGCGGTCTGCGGCTCGGCCAGCGCCGAGCCCGGCGAGCTGCGCCGGCTGGCCTGGCAGCTGGAGGGCTCCGGCGTCGACCTGGTGGTCGCCCCGCAGCTCACCGACATCGCCGGCCCCCGGGTGCACATCCGCCCCATCGAGGGCCTGCCGCTGCTGTACGTCGAGGAGCCGACCCTCTCCGGGCCGGCGCTGCTGGTCAAGAACCTGATGGACCGGGTCGCCGCCGGGCTGGGCCTGCTGCTGCTGGCGCCGCTCTTCGCCGCCATCGCCATCGCCATCCGGATCTCCGACCCCGGGCCGGTCTTCTTCCGCCAGCCCCGGGTCGGCCACGAGGGGCGGACCTTCCGGGTCTGGAAGTTCCGCACCATGTACGTGGACGCCGAGGAACGGCTGGCCGGGCTGGTCGACCAGAACGAGACCGACGGCATGCTGTTCAAGATGAAGGAGGATCCCCGGGTCTTCCCGGTGGGCCGCTTCCTGCGCGCCTCCTCGCTGGACGAGCTGCCGCAGCTGATCAACGTGCTCTGGGGCGAGATGTCGCTGGTCGGGCCGCGTCCGCTGCCCGCCGACGACGGCGACTTCCTCGGTGACGTACGTCGCCGGCTGCTGGTCCGGCCGGGGATGACCGGGCTGTGGCAGGTCTCCGGCCGGTCCGACCTGTCCTGGGACGAGGCGGTCCGGCTCGACCTCTACTACGTCGACAACTGGTCGCTGGCGTACGACCTGAGCATCCTGTGGCGCACGGTGGGCGTGGTGCTGGCCCGCAAGGGCGCGTACTAG
- a CDS encoding DUF4153 domain-containing protein, translating into MTTAPPPRPPVDPRLALPRPTVGNPQPVPRPALVRPPAEPWAWERRWPGATGTVRPVVLGAVAVAATVAASVVPLDRPGLGWLVAALAGAAALGTAAVAPPRSGSATSTPTRPEAAPADAAPPAPLGTTATATPPASAGAATPMPAAEQTPAAVGVPEKSGTTTGAGGAVRPGATGASGRAVRLVWAVATVALVAVGTVRAAGWLFTLCFLAAVGTASLAVSGGRTPLGMLAAGALPPVAALRALPWAARGLSRSRPDGTGVGRTLVSVAVSAALLLLFGLLFASADAVFADLVTGALPAASPPDVFGWVFRLVLVGGVLLGGAYLLAAPPDLELRAGPARSVRRLEWVMPLALLDALFAAFVLVQLAVLFGGSGHVLRTAGLTYAEYARGGFWQLLTVSALTLLVIAGAHRWAPRGTRTDRLLIRVLIGGLTLLSLVVVASALCRMRVYIDAYGATRLRLVVATVELWLGLLFVLVGVATMRLRGDWLPRLVLGAAVVALLGLAVVNPDRLIADWNVDRYRRSERLDVDYLAQLSADAVPALDRLPEPMRSCALREIAGQLPADGWRTGNLGRARARALLRAEPVTLYCPLPRW; encoded by the coding sequence ATGACCACCGCACCGCCACCGCGACCACCGGTCGACCCGCGTCTCGCGCTGCCCCGACCCACCGTCGGGAACCCGCAGCCGGTGCCCCGTCCCGCGCTCGTCCGCCCACCGGCGGAACCGTGGGCGTGGGAGCGGCGGTGGCCGGGGGCCACCGGCACGGTCCGGCCGGTGGTGCTCGGTGCCGTGGCGGTCGCCGCCACGGTGGCCGCGTCGGTGGTGCCGCTCGACCGGCCAGGGCTGGGCTGGCTGGTGGCCGCCCTGGCCGGCGCCGCCGCCCTCGGCACGGCCGCCGTCGCGCCACCCCGATCCGGGTCGGCCACCTCCACGCCGACCCGGCCGGAGGCGGCACCGGCAGACGCGGCCCCGCCGGCACCGCTCGGCACGACCGCGACGGCAACGCCGCCGGCATCGGCAGGCGCGGCCACCCCGATGCCGGCGGCGGAGCAGACACCGGCGGCTGTGGGCGTACCGGAGAAGAGCGGGACCACGACGGGGGCCGGTGGGGCCGTCCGTCCCGGCGCCACGGGGGCGTCGGGCCGGGCGGTCCGGCTGGTCTGGGCCGTGGCCACCGTCGCCCTGGTCGCGGTCGGCACGGTACGCGCCGCCGGCTGGCTCTTCACGCTCTGCTTCCTCGCCGCCGTCGGCACCGCCTCGCTCGCCGTCTCCGGCGGCCGGACCCCGCTCGGCATGCTGGCGGCGGGGGCGTTGCCGCCGGTCGCCGCCCTTCGGGCGCTGCCGTGGGCGGCCCGCGGACTGTCCCGGTCCCGCCCGGACGGTACGGGCGTCGGCCGGACCCTGGTCAGCGTCGCCGTCTCGGCCGCGCTGCTGCTGCTCTTCGGGCTGCTCTTCGCCTCCGCCGACGCGGTCTTCGCCGACCTGGTGACCGGGGCGCTGCCGGCCGCCTCCCCACCGGACGTGTTCGGCTGGGTGTTCCGGCTGGTGCTCGTCGGCGGGGTGCTGCTCGGTGGGGCGTACCTGCTGGCCGCCCCGCCGGACCTGGAGCTGCGCGCCGGACCGGCCCGCTCGGTCCGGCGGCTGGAGTGGGTGATGCCGCTGGCCCTGCTCGACGCGCTCTTCGCCGCGTTCGTGCTGGTGCAGCTCGCGGTGCTCTTCGGCGGCAGCGGTCACGTGCTGCGCACCGCCGGCCTCACCTACGCCGAGTACGCCCGCGGCGGCTTCTGGCAGCTGCTCACCGTCTCCGCGCTGACCCTGCTGGTGATCGCGGGCGCCCACCGCTGGGCACCCCGCGGCACCCGTACGGACCGGCTGCTGATCCGGGTGCTGATCGGCGGGCTCACCCTGTTGAGCCTGGTGGTCGTCGCCTCCGCGCTCTGTCGGATGCGGGTCTACATCGACGCGTACGGGGCGACCCGGCTGCGCCTGGTGGTGGCCACGGTCGAGCTGTGGCTCGGGCTGCTCTTCGTGCTCGTCGGGGTGGCCACGATGCGCCTGCGGGGCGACTGGCTGCCCCGACTGGTGCTCGGCGCGGCGGTGGTCGCGCTGCTCGGGCTGGCGGTGGTGAACCCGGACCGGTTGATCGCGGACTGGAACGTGGACCGCTATCGGCGGAGCGAGCGGCTGGACGTGGACTACCTGGCGCAGCTCTCGGCGGACGCCGTACCGGCGCTGGACCGGCTGCCCGAACCGATGCGGTCCTGCGCGCTGCGGGAGATCGCCGGGCAGTTGCCGGCCGACGGGTGGCGCACCGGGAACCTCGGCCGGGCGCGGGCCCGCGCGCTGCTGCGGGCCGAGCCGGTGACGCTGTACTGCCCGCTGCCACGCTGGTGA
- a CDS encoding Fpg/Nei family DNA glycosylase: protein MPELPEVEALAGYLRERAVGRRVDRVEVASINALKTYDPPPSAVAGRPVVDAGRHGKFLDVVFDGGLHLVVHLARAGWLHYREAFPSTVPLRPGKGPIALRVRLDDGSGFDLTEAGTQKKLAAYLVTDPAQVPGVAKLGPDALGADLATFAERLRSRRGQVKGVLTDQAVLAGIGNAYSDEILHAAKLSPFALTDRLTDDQLATLHAATRAVLGDAVRRSAGQRAAELKGEKRSGLKVHARTGLPCPVCGDSVREVSFADSSLQYCPTCQTGGKPLADRRLSRLVR, encoded by the coding sequence ATGCCTGAGCTACCGGAGGTGGAAGCGCTCGCCGGCTATCTGCGGGAGCGCGCCGTGGGGCGGCGGGTCGACCGGGTCGAGGTCGCCTCGATCAACGCCCTGAAGACGTACGATCCGCCGCCGAGCGCGGTCGCGGGTCGGCCGGTGGTCGACGCGGGCCGGCACGGCAAGTTCCTCGACGTGGTCTTCGACGGCGGCCTGCACCTGGTGGTCCACCTGGCCCGGGCGGGCTGGCTGCACTACCGGGAGGCGTTCCCGTCCACGGTGCCGCTGCGCCCCGGCAAGGGCCCGATCGCCCTGCGGGTACGCCTCGACGACGGCTCCGGGTTCGACCTGACCGAGGCCGGCACCCAGAAGAAGCTCGCCGCCTATCTGGTGACCGACCCGGCGCAGGTGCCCGGGGTCGCCAAGCTGGGCCCGGACGCGCTCGGTGCCGACCTGGCCACCTTCGCCGAGCGGCTGCGCAGCCGGCGGGGGCAGGTCAAGGGGGTGCTGACCGATCAGGCGGTGCTCGCCGGGATCGGCAACGCGTACTCGGACGAGATCCTGCACGCGGCGAAGCTCTCGCCGTTCGCGCTCACCGACCGGCTCACCGACGACCAGCTCGCCACCCTGCACGCGGCGACCCGCGCGGTGCTCGGCGACGCGGTGCGCCGCTCGGCCGGCCAGCGGGCCGCGGAGCTGAAGGGGGAGAAGCGGTCGGGGTTGAAGGTGCACGCCCGGACCGGGCTGCCCTGTCCGGTCTGCGGCGACTCGGTGCGGGAGGTCTCGTTCGCCGACTCCAGCCTCCAGTACTGCCCCACCTGCCAGACCGGCGGGAAGCCCCTCGCTGACCGTCGGTTGTCCCGACTCGTACGGTGA
- a CDS encoding glycosyltransferase family 4 protein encodes MRIVVAHNRYREAQPSGENTIVDAEIEQLTAAGVEVLPFLRSSDEIPSMSKAAKALLPISPIWAPKAQQELSDLLARHRPDVLHLHNPYPLLSPWVVRTAHRHGVPVVQTVHNYRQVCSSGLYFRDGVICQDCRGRALGVPAIVHRCYRGSRAQSALMATTLAVHRPTWKSVDRFIALTSAVADHLRDYGIPDERIVVKPNAIPDPGSPAPLGEGFLFLGRLSPEKGLDLLLEAWRRHPDGALGPLRIAGDGELRPLVEAAAAERADVTFLGPLDRAGVRAALDASAVVLATSTWHDVLPTVIIEALASGRPVLGTALGGIPYLVGADGPREPVGTGPAAAHSAVAGSGAAPTPLPAGTTPGEAGWVVAPEPAALAAALPAARAGAAASASAARARYERTFHPDVVTKRLIDIYADVARQATAR; translated from the coding sequence GTGAGAATCGTGGTGGCGCACAACCGGTACCGGGAAGCCCAGCCGTCCGGCGAGAACACCATCGTCGACGCGGAGATCGAACAGCTCACCGCCGCCGGTGTGGAGGTGCTGCCGTTCCTGCGCAGCTCCGACGAGATCCCGTCGATGTCGAAGGCCGCGAAGGCACTGCTGCCGATCTCGCCGATCTGGGCGCCGAAGGCTCAGCAGGAACTCAGCGACCTGCTCGCCCGGCACCGGCCGGACGTGCTGCACCTGCACAACCCGTACCCCCTGCTCTCGCCCTGGGTGGTGCGGACCGCGCACCGGCACGGCGTGCCGGTGGTGCAGACGGTGCACAACTACCGGCAGGTCTGCTCCTCCGGGCTCTATTTCCGGGACGGGGTGATCTGTCAGGACTGCCGGGGGCGGGCGCTGGGCGTGCCGGCGATCGTGCACCGCTGCTACCGGGGCTCCCGGGCGCAGAGCGCGCTGATGGCCACCACGCTCGCGGTGCACCGGCCGACCTGGAAGTCCGTCGACCGGTTCATCGCGCTCACCTCGGCCGTCGCCGACCACCTGCGGGACTACGGCATCCCGGACGAGCGGATCGTGGTCAAGCCGAACGCGATCCCCGACCCGGGCTCCCCCGCGCCGCTCGGCGAGGGCTTTCTCTTCCTCGGCCGGCTCTCCCCGGAGAAGGGCCTGGACCTGCTGCTGGAGGCGTGGCGTCGGCACCCGGACGGCGCGCTCGGCCCGCTGCGGATCGCCGGTGACGGGGAGCTGCGGCCACTGGTCGAGGCGGCCGCCGCGGAACGGGCCGACGTGACGTTCCTGGGCCCGCTCGACCGCGCCGGGGTACGCGCCGCGCTGGACGCCAGCGCCGTGGTGCTGGCCACCTCCACCTGGCACGACGTGCTGCCGACCGTGATCATCGAGGCGCTGGCGAGCGGCCGGCCGGTGCTCGGCACCGCGCTCGGCGGCATCCCGTACCTGGTCGGCGCGGACGGCCCCCGCGAACCGGTCGGCACCGGTCCGGCCGCCGCCCACTCCGCCGTCGCGGGTTCCGGTGCCGCGCCGACCCCGCTGCCGGCCGGTACCACGCCGGGCGAGGCCGGCTGGGTCGTCGCCCCGGAGCCGGCCGCGCTGGCCGCCGCGCTGCCGGCGGCCCGGGCCGGTGCCGCCGCGTCGGCCTCCGCCGCGCGGGCCCGCTACGAGCGCACCTTCCACCCCGACGTGGTCACCAAGCGCCTCATCGACATCTACGCCGACGTGGCGCGGCAGGCGACCGCTCGCTGA
- a CDS encoding HAMP domain-containing sensor histidine kinase: protein MTARTVDWLNRVLPRPLDPVRSIKMKLGVLLVASWAVAVGYFWYGVGWLPPGTALTAIGIALVTAQVLAHGMTSPLREMTAAAGAMARGDYTRRVRATSRDEVGELAQAFNKMAADLAAADQRRRELIANVSHELRTPITALQGVLENLVDGVATPEPAALRAALAQTERLGHLVADLLDLSRLDAGVVPLRRVRMDVADFLDEAVEHATATAAGAGRDVRFRLRPPAAPLTVHADPWRLHQVFANLLDNAARHSPPGGTVLVTTEERTGQLHVEVTDEGEGIPPAERSLVFERFTRGERTAGGGTGLGLAIARWVVELHGGTIRVADPPARTPGARPGCRIRVCLPHVTSAREEDA, encoded by the coding sequence GTGACCGCCCGTACGGTCGACTGGCTGAACCGGGTGCTGCCCCGGCCGCTGGACCCGGTCCGCTCGATCAAGATGAAGCTGGGTGTCCTGCTGGTCGCCTCCTGGGCGGTCGCGGTGGGGTACTTCTGGTACGGCGTCGGCTGGCTCCCGCCGGGCACCGCGTTGACCGCCATCGGCATCGCGCTGGTGACCGCGCAGGTGCTGGCGCACGGCATGACCTCCCCGCTGCGCGAGATGACCGCCGCCGCCGGGGCGATGGCGCGGGGCGACTACACCCGCCGGGTCCGGGCCACCTCCCGCGACGAGGTCGGCGAGCTGGCCCAGGCGTTCAACAAGATGGCCGCCGACCTGGCCGCCGCCGACCAGCGGCGGCGTGAGCTGATCGCCAACGTCTCGCACGAGCTGCGGACGCCGATCACCGCCCTCCAGGGGGTGCTGGAGAACCTGGTGGACGGGGTGGCCACCCCCGAGCCGGCAGCGCTGCGGGCGGCGCTCGCGCAGACCGAACGGCTCGGGCACCTGGTGGCCGACCTGCTCGACCTGTCCCGGTTGGACGCGGGTGTGGTGCCGTTGCGCCGGGTCCGGATGGACGTGGCGGACTTCCTCGACGAGGCGGTGGAGCACGCCACCGCGACGGCGGCCGGGGCCGGGCGCGACGTCCGGTTCCGGCTCCGCCCGCCGGCCGCCCCGCTGACCGTGCACGCCGACCCGTGGCGGCTGCACCAGGTCTTCGCGAACCTGTTGGACAACGCGGCCCGGCACAGCCCGCCCGGCGGGACGGTGCTGGTGACCACCGAGGAGCGGACCGGCCAGCTGCACGTCGAGGTCACCGACGAGGGCGAGGGCATCCCGCCCGCCGAACGGTCCCTGGTCTTCGAACGCTTCACCCGGGGCGAACGGACCGCGGGCGGCGGAACGGGGCTGGGGTTGGCGATCGCCCGCTGGGTGGTGGAGCTGCACGGCGGCACCATCCGGGTCGCCGATCCGCCGGCCCGCACGCCCGGTGCCCGTCCCGGCTGTCGCATCCGGGTCTGCCTGCCCCATGTCACCTCCGCCCGAGAAGAGGACGCATGA
- a CDS encoding LytR/AlgR family response regulator transcription factor — protein sequence MNASGFLRVLAVDDEPPALDELAYHLRADPRVARLHTAGDATEALRVLRDGDVDVVFLDIRMPGLDGMELARVLRRFARPPAIVFVTAYDDGAVDAFDLGATDYVRKPVRAERLAESLRRVIGARVVPSHPAALARAEEDPTIPIELAGTTRMLPRSAVRWVEAQGDYARLHTAEGSHLVRVSLATLAERWADAGFVRVHRSYLVQLKLIAELRLVNSGYVVVIDSTELPVSRRHTRELKDKLVRAAKQDWNR from the coding sequence GTGAACGCCTCGGGATTCCTGCGGGTGCTGGCGGTGGACGACGAGCCGCCGGCGCTGGACGAGTTGGCGTACCACCTGCGGGCGGATCCTCGGGTGGCCCGGCTGCACACCGCCGGGGACGCCACCGAGGCGTTGCGGGTGCTGCGGGACGGTGACGTGGACGTGGTCTTCCTCGACATCCGGATGCCGGGGCTGGACGGGATGGAGCTGGCCCGGGTGCTGCGCCGGTTCGCCCGGCCCCCGGCGATCGTCTTCGTCACCGCGTACGACGACGGCGCGGTGGACGCGTTCGACCTGGGCGCCACCGACTACGTCCGCAAGCCGGTACGCGCCGAGCGGCTGGCCGAGTCACTGCGTCGGGTGATCGGTGCCCGGGTGGTGCCGTCGCACCCGGCGGCGCTGGCGCGGGCGGAGGAGGACCCGACGATCCCGATCGAGCTGGCCGGGACGACCCGGATGCTGCCCCGCTCGGCGGTGCGCTGGGTGGAGGCGCAGGGTGACTACGCCCGGCTGCACACCGCGGAGGGCTCCCACCTGGTCCGGGTCTCGCTGGCCACCCTCGCGGAGCGGTGGGCGGATGCCGGCTTCGTGCGGGTGCACCGGTCGTACCTGGTGCAGTTGAAGCTGATCGCCGAGCTGCGCCTGGTCAACTCGGGTTACGTGGTGGTGATCGACTCGACCGAGCTGCCGGTGAGCCGTCGGCACACCCGGGAGCTGAAGGACAAGCTGGTGCGGGCGGCGAAACAGGACTGGAACCGCTGA
- a CDS encoding DUF485 domain-containing protein, whose product MAGADDLDRPGRAAEAAPVPVPRPPQPRTRIVLAEVSRRDRPADRTRTELAQQTRVGEALVQGLVRAQLALALRLSLVVLIALGGLPWLFAVAPAVGRVTVLGVNLPWLLLGVFSFPFLIVVGWAHVRWAERNEQDFTDLVERPER is encoded by the coding sequence ATGGCCGGAGCGGACGATCTCGACCGACCGGGGCGGGCCGCCGAGGCCGCCCCGGTCCCGGTGCCGCGCCCGCCGCAACCGCGTACCCGGATCGTGCTGGCCGAGGTGTCCCGCCGGGACCGGCCCGCCGACCGGACCCGCACCGAACTCGCCCAGCAGACCCGGGTCGGCGAGGCCCTGGTGCAGGGGCTGGTACGGGCCCAGTTGGCGCTGGCGCTGCGGCTGAGCCTGGTGGTGCTGATCGCGCTCGGCGGGCTGCCCTGGCTCTTCGCCGTCGCGCCCGCCGTCGGCCGGGTCACCGTGCTGGGCGTGAACCTGCCGTGGCTGCTGCTCGGGGTCTTCTCCTTCCCGTTCCTGATCGTGGTCGGCTGGGCGCACGTGCGGTGGGCGGAACGCAACGAGCAGGACTTCACCGACCTGGTCGAGCGGCCGGAGCGCTGA
- a CDS encoding DUF5701 family protein, which produces MPVITDPFDAGAEFDRQVGTLLRLGYPALAGLTEQAFTDLVTPLRAAAVAGPPAAEGSPAPAPAAPTDARVPFLLVVTRDLVPVPERLPLLTLAGKRRPGVLDRNFPAADLPTFQPIKELEVPAGPAYLLFDVDRGEEFRNLPPATALEQMTARGRLPLTIDEGIAFVTLHPAALASNRCFSLVGSRCGDKRVPALWISQGAPKLGWCWYGNPHTWLGSATAHPVRVGLD; this is translated from the coding sequence GTGCCCGTCATCACCGACCCGTTCGACGCCGGAGCCGAGTTCGACCGTCAGGTCGGCACGCTGCTCCGGCTCGGCTACCCGGCCCTGGCCGGACTCACCGAGCAGGCCTTCACCGACCTGGTCACCCCGCTCCGGGCGGCAGCCGTCGCCGGACCGCCCGCCGCCGAGGGCAGCCCCGCCCCGGCCCCCGCGGCACCCACCGACGCCCGGGTGCCGTTCCTGCTGGTCGTCACCCGTGACCTGGTGCCGGTGCCGGAGCGCCTCCCGCTCCTCACCCTGGCCGGGAAGCGCAGGCCCGGTGTCCTGGACCGCAACTTCCCCGCCGCCGACCTGCCGACCTTTCAGCCGATCAAGGAACTGGAGGTGCCGGCCGGCCCGGCGTACCTGCTCTTCGACGTCGACCGGGGCGAGGAGTTCCGCAACCTGCCACCGGCCACCGCGCTGGAGCAGATGACCGCCCGGGGTCGGCTGCCGCTCACCATCGACGAGGGGATCGCCTTCGTCACGCTGCACCCGGCGGCACTGGCGTCCAACCGGTGCTTCTCGCTGGTCGGGTCGCGCTGCGGGGACAAGCGGGTGCCGGCGCTCTGGATCAGCCAGGGCGCGCCCAAGCTCGGCTGGTGCTGGTACGGCAACCCGCACACCTGGCTCGGCTCCGCCACCGCCCACCCGGTCCGCGTCGGCCTCGACTGA